From Brassica oleracea var. oleracea cultivar TO1000 chromosome C3, BOL, whole genome shotgun sequence, a single genomic window includes:
- the LOC106330864 gene encoding putative F-box protein At1g47790 codes for MEEHKKTREINRATQDDEDDRCRVDNIPLDLTLDILSRLWSSFITLPSFITTFASRSSSQTPRLLLTFTLLEKHTLLEKHSLLEKHFVFSFPQNQNEDGSYPPYHSYQMTNPKYSESVQGLILLKDLVVWNPTLRRFLTLPQPQETISVKGSPCSGYRSYLGYDPLEGKHKVLFMSRMEFTDQPRVLTLGGQESWRIITKGRCPMHSSSIGGYGRCFNGILYYEAYYTDGHRIIMSFDVKYENFNLIKILEGFYQMPCHMILYEGRLALVHKRTHDRNLHLYILNDSNGDEWLHEECCLHILAGLLLNGVTAAGELVFTSTKNESLYILYLNPRRNMMREALFEGIVDGDFRSRYGLCSNGGIYNIRACLLLRPLMFLKLSLMNF; via the coding sequence ATGGAAGAACATAAGAAGACAAGAGAGATCAACAGAGCAACACAAGATGATGAGGATGATAGATGCCGAGTAGACAATATTCCTCTTGATCTAACCTTGGATATACTCTCAAGGCTCTGGTCTTCTTTCATCACACTTCCGAGTTTTATCACCACCTTCGCGTCTCGGTCCTCTTCACAGACTCCGCGTCTTCTTCTCACCTTCACACTTCTAGAGAAGCACACACTTCTAGAGAAGCACTCACTTCTAGAGAAGCACTTCGTTTTCTCCTTTCCTCAAAACCAGAATGAAGACGGGTCATATCCTCCGTACCACAGTTATCAGATGACAAACCCAAAATATTCCGAGAGCGTCCAGGGCTTGATTTTATTAAAGGATCTTGTAGTATGGAACCCAACCTTGAGAAGGTTTTTAACCTTACCACAACCCCAAGAAACCATCTCGGTTAAAGGTTCGCCTTGTTCGGGATACCGTTCTTATTTGGGCTACGATCCTTTGGAAGGTAAACACAAAGTATTGTTCATGTCGAGAATGGAATTTACCGACCAGCCACGGGTTCTTACATTGGGAGGTCAAGAATCATGGAGAATAATAACCAAAGGACGTTGCCCTATGCATTCCTCAAGTATAGGAGGATATGGGCGATGCTTCAATGGGATTCTGTATTACGAGGCTTATTATACTGATGGTCATCGTATAATAATGAGCTTTGATGTCAAATATGAAAACTTCAATCTTATCAAAATTCTGGAAGGTTTTTATCAAATGCCGTGTCATATGATACTTTATGAGGGAAGACTAGCCTTAGTTCATAAAAGGACACATGACCGTAATCTTCATCTATATATTTTGAATGATTCAAATGGAGACGAATGGTTGCATGAAGAATGCTGTCTTCATATACTTGCTGGTCTATTGTTAAACGGTGTTACTGCTGCTGGTGAGCTTGTTTTTACCTCTACCAAGAATGAATCGCTTTATATTCTATATTTAAATCCGAGGAGAAACATGATGAGAGAAGCTTTGTTTGAAGGAATTGTGGATGGTGACTTTAGAAGTCGTTATGGACTTTGTAGCAACGGCGGTATATACAATATTAGAGCATGTTTATTGTTGAGACCCTTAATGTTTCTTAAATTGTCCTTAATGAATTTTTAA
- the LOC106335566 gene encoding uncharacterized protein LOC106335566 yields MVDEAEIASTRRVLLHVQTHDGPVMKMYLWDKAASDFGERFKASGGTASVILVTTLNPKRYGGLYHQLFLIILRSCIGWSRNLIWLGALSLSSMASSRIFMDSDVQATRDYLNLLNSNLDVAKRVDANVVTKTETVTIGELFFYMKQADAKVAWFECIATIGDVVHGSGWYYIGCGGCHTKATKGPTTLMCKKCGKSDIVGVAQYLAKISVYDNNDQAVFVLLGDSGHELSGKKASELVESYFEANEDEGSDHLVPVPQALIDTIGQTRKFIVKVSTHNLTGKTQTLTVTKVLTPEDPDIGINLEESDGERVKRAAENIEGEEPKRAKCG; encoded by the exons ATGGTAGATGAAGCCGAGATAGCTTCAACCCGACGAGTTCTGCTTCATGTTCAAACACATGA TGGTCCGGTGATGAAGATGTACCTCTGGGACAAGGCTGCTTCAGACTTTGGTGAAAGATTCAAGGCATCTGGAGGAACTGCGAGTGTTATCTTAGTCACCACCTTAAACCCGAAACGATATGGAGGTTTGTATCATCAGCTTTTTCTTATCATTTTAAGAAGTTGCATAGGATGGTCAAGGAATCTTATCTGGTTAG GTGCCCTATCTCTCTCTTCTATGGCGTCGTCAAGGATATTTATGGACAGTGATGTTCAAGCAACCCGAGATTATCTCAATTT GTTGAACTCGAACTTGGATGTTGCTAAGAGAGTTGATGCAAACGTTGTCACTAAGACTGAGACAGTGACCATAGGCGAGCTCTTTTTTTATATGAAGCAGGCAGATGCTAAG GTTGCTTGGTTTGAGTGCATAGCAACCATTGGTGATGTTGTACACGGTTCGGGATGGTATTACATAGGCTGTGGTGGGTGCCACACAAAGGCAACCAAAGGGCCTACCACCCTTATGTGTAAAAAGTGTGGGAAGAGTGATATTGTTGGTGTTGCACA GTACCTAGCCAAGATATCTGTGTACGACAATAATGACCAGGCGGTTTTTGTACTCCTTGGTGACTCTGGTCATGAGCTGTCTGGGAAGAAGGCTTCTGAGTTGGTTGAGAGTTATTTTGAG GCCAACGAGGATGAAGGATCTGATCACTTGGTTCCGGTCCCTCAAGCTCTGATTGATACCATAGGCCAGACTCGCAAGTTCATTGTGAAGGTATCAACCCACAATTTGACTGGCAAGACCCAAACTTTGACTGTAACAAAGGTGCTCACTCCGGAAGACCCAGATATTGGAATCAATTTAGAAGAATCCGATGGTGAGAGGGTGAAAAGGGCTGCTGAAAACATTGAGGGAGAAGAGCCCAAGAGAGCCAAATGTGGCTAA
- the LOC106328959 gene encoding GEM-like protein 1 encodes MSGQENRDGSRTSTPAASEPKAAPPHSSDYAPYPKLDPNDVTPPPPPAPISGNAATTMPPEFNPYVSPSPVPKNTMDSVKDTLGRWGKMAADATKKAQDLSGNVWQHLKTGPSVADAAVSRIAQGTKILAEGGYEKVFKQTFECFPDEQLRKTYACYLSTSAGPVMGVMYLSTHKLAFCSDNPLSYKEGDQTKWSYYKVVLPVNQLKAVNPSTSRVNTSEKYIQVISVDNHEFWFMGFVTYDSAVKSLQEAVQPHAP; translated from the exons ATGAGTGGGCAAGAGAATCGCGATGGCAGCCGGACCTCCACTCCCGCCGCGTCGGAGCCCAAAGCAGCTCCTCCTCACTCCTCTGACTACGCTCCTTACCCTAAGCTCGATCCCAACGACGTCACTCCTCCTCCTCCGCCTGCTCCCATCTCAGGCAACGCCGCCACCACCATGCCGCCGGAGTTCAATCCTTACGTCTCTCCTTCCCCTGTCCCCAAGA ATACAATGGACTCTGTGAAGGACACGCTCGGGAGATGGGGGAAGATGGCTGCAGACGCCACCAAGAAGGCGCAAGATCTCTCCGGGAACGTTTGGCAGCACT TGAAAACAGGTCCAAGTGTAGCTGATGCTGCTGTTTCGCGAATCGCTCAGGGGACCAAGATACTTGCTGAAGGTGGGTATGAAAAGGTCTTCAAGCAGACGTTTGAGTGCTTTCCCGATGAGCAGCTTCGCAAGACCTATGCTTGCTACTTGTCTACATCTGCTGGTCCTGTGATGGGTGTTATGTATCTTTCCACGCACAAGCTTGCGTTTTGTAGTGACAATCCTCTTTCCTACAAAGAAGGTGATCAGACCAAGTGGAGCTATTACAAG GTGGTACTTCCGGTGAACCAGCTCAAGGCTGTGAACCCATCAACAAGCAGAGTTAACACATCTGAGAAGTACATACAAGTGATTTCCGTGGACAACCATGAGTTCTGGTTTATGGGGTTTGTGACTTATGATAGCGCTGTGAAGAGCCTTCAAGAAGCTGTGCAGCCACATGCTCCATGA
- the LOC106335567 gene encoding uncharacterized protein LOC106335567, with translation MSSNGKSAYSGDSRSEKPKDGEAGDFSGPIKPIGTHDVSSGLSIGDPRSKKAKGDALVSSPSLTKPSGNRGVSSGVSIGSPNSKNPSGPIIQTAKTSVSSGVRSKAAVSSGVRGKAIVSANVGRVMPFKDVKFGPHEGELRFRLIHFWEARNVQTKLLIGLEMLLIDQEETIIQGFIPAGRMDTYLPHMRAGGIYRLNNFFGSNNKTLYRVSEPSVTITFSSTSVLSNLEDSLVCFPEDRFRFYGYEEFNAACDLKGDLYDYVGHIKLVNPQ, from the exons ATGAGTTCCAATGGAAAATCTGCGTACTCTGGTGATTCCCGCTCGGAGAAACCAAAAGACGGTGAGGCTGGCGACTTTTCCGGTCCGATCAAGCCTATCGGCACACACGATGTCTCTTCCGGCCTCTCGATCGGCGATCCCCGCTCGAAGAAAGCCAAAGGCGATGCTTTGGTATCCTCTCCAAGTCTGACCAAACCCAGCGGCAATAGAGGTGTCTCTTCCGGCGTCTCGATCGGCTCACCTAATTCGAAGAATCCCAGTG GTCCGATCATTCAGACCGCAAAGACCAGTGTCTCTTCAGGCGTAAGAAGCAAAGCCGCTGTCTCCTCTGGTGTCAGGGGAAAAGCTATTGTCTCCGCCAACGTTGGGAGAGTGATGCCTTTCAAAGACGTGAAATTTGGACCTCATGAAGGCGAGTTGAGGTTTCGGTTGATCCACTTTTGGGAAGCTCGCAATGTTCAGACGAAGTTGCTTATCGGTCTCGAAATGCTTCTCATCGACCAAGAG GAAACTATTATTCAGGGCTTCATCCCAGCTGGGAGGATGGACACTTATTTGCCACACATGAGAGCTGGTGGCATTTACAGGCTCAATAATTTTTTTGGGTCTAATAACAAGACATTGTATCGGGTATCCGAGCCAAGTGTCACCATCACCTTCTCATCGACCTCTGTCCTCTCTAATCTAGAGGACAGTTTGGTTTGTTTCCCTGAGGACCGTTTCCGATTCTATGGATATGAGGAGTTCAATGCTGCCTGCGACTTGAAAGGGGATCTTTATG ATTATGTTGGCCACATCAAACTTGTGAATCCTCAATGA